The window TGGTGATTACCTTCCCCTTGATCGAAGAGATGAAGATCTGTGAAACCCTTCGGGGGGCGGATCTCGAGCCTATCGAAGTGGTTCCGGTAAACAGTCCGCTGCTCCAGCCGGTGGATCTCTTTCATGTGAAGGACTACGGACGCCACCTGATGGTCCGCGCCGCCAATATGAAGCTCACCATCGATCTGGAGACGCGGATCATCGTCAATATCTCCGGAGGCGGATGCCCCGACGTCCCGTATCTGGCCGCCGAAATGGTCGGCAAGCGCCTGGAGGAAGCGCCTCACCCCAAGGAGATCGGACACACCCTTTGCGGTTATGCGCTTCAGCTGGCTTACGAAGAAATGAGGCGGCGATGCTAGCGATCGTGGGAACCGTTCCCTGTGAGGATG of the Desulfatiglans anilini DSM 4660 genome contains:
- a CDS encoding DUF3343 domain-containing protein is translated as MAFANLFKRKSTPPSSGKTPVWDRGIFVFENTSEVLRAERLLKTKGWDIRVMGPPPEIRTGCDLVITFPLIEEMKICETLRGADLEPIEVVPVNSPLLQPVDLFHVKDYGRHLMVRAANMKLTIDLETRIIVNISGGGCPDVPYLAAEMVGKRLEEAPHPKEIGHTLCGYALQLAYEEMRRRC